The DNA window AAGCCCTAAAACACTAAATATTTTTGAGATAACAACTCTGCTGCTGCTCAGAATCCACACTTGGTAAAAGTAGTGCCATTTATGTCTTGCTTATTTTACCATGCAGAAAAATCTTAATGGTTTGAATTTGAGTTGCACTAATGTTGGTTACAGAACATAGATAGAATAGATCTTTTTGTACTTTAGCATCTTCATGGATCAACTGCTCTCATTACATAATTCATACTTTCAAACAATATGTCATTCTGGTTTTATATTAGTATTACACAAAAAAGctaacaaaaatgtttattgtgTAAGTGAAGATGTCAAATAGATTTAGTTAAGCATtccaatactttttttaaagtataatcATGATTTGAAAGTGGCAGAACTAAAGCTCACAATATATTCTTATACATTGTATATGAATTATATTCTGACCTTCACAATGATATAGTCCTCCCACTTCTTGCCACAGTGTTTGAAGTTATTTTTATGATAAAAGTTGATGATGCGATAAGCCTGCTAACAATTATAGCACTAATCCAAAACATCATTATTTGCAGGATAATGCATATCCCCCCAGTGCTGGAAGTCACCATGCAGTCGGAAAACAACGTTACTGTACGAGACAGTACTGAATCCATCAGCAGCAACATGAATCAGGCATTGCCATACCCACTGAGCTTTCAGGTTTCACTTACTGGCTTTCTCATGCTGGAAATTGTTTTGGGCCTCAGCAGCAACTTGACAGTGCTCGTCTTGTACAGCATGAAGTCAAACCTGATCAATTCAGTCAGTAACATTGTCACTATGAACTTGCATGTGCTGGATGTCATTATTTGTGTGGGCTGCATCCCCCTCACCATCGTTATTATTCTGCTTTCCCTAGAAAGCAACACAGCTCTGATCTGCTGCTTTCATGAAGCCTGTGTCTCTTTCGCCAGTGTGGCGACCGCAGTCAACGTGCTTGCGATCACTCTGGACCGCTATGATATTTCGGTAAAGCCAGCAAACCGTATCCTCACCATGGGTAGGGCAGTCATGCTGCTCACAATCATTTGGATTGTGTCCTTCTTTAGCTTCCTGATACCATTCATGGAGGTCAGTTTCTTCAACCTTCAAGGTGACAAAACAGAGCAAAACAAGACTCTCCCTGGCACGGACACCAACAGATATTACACTGAGCTGGGGCTGTATTATCACCTTCTTGCCCAGATccccattttctttttcactgccATTGTCATGCTCATCACGTATTCCAAAATCCTGCAGGCTTTGAACATTAGGATCGGTACCAGGTTTGCCAcagtgcaaaagaaaaaagcccGGAAGAAAAAGACAATATCGATGACCACGCAGCACGAAACCACCGACGTGTCGCAGAGCAGTGGAGGGCGTAATGTCATGTTCGGCGTAAGGACTTCGGTGTCCGTCATCATTGCTCTGAGGAGAGCTGTGAAGCGTCACCGCGAGAGgcgggagagacaaaagagggTTTTCAGGATGTCCCTCTTGATCATCTCCACCTTCCTGCTGTGCTGGACACCAAtcactgttttaaacacaaTCATTTTAAGCGTGGGGCCAAGCAGTCTTCTGGTCAGGCTAAGACTTGGCTTTCTGGTGATGGCTTATGGAACCACAATATTTCACCCATTGCTATACGCCTTCACGCGACAGAAATTTCAAAAAGTACTAAagagcaaaatgaaaaaaagagtgGTGTCCATAGTGGAGGCAGACCCCTTGCCTAACAATGCAGTCATTCACAACTC is part of the Lepisosteus oculatus isolate fLepOcu1 chromosome 7, fLepOcu1.hap2, whole genome shotgun sequence genome and encodes:
- the gpr22a gene encoding G-protein coupled receptor 22, which encodes MHIPPVLEVTMQSENNVTVRDSTESISSNMNQALPYPLSFQVSLTGFLMLEIVLGLSSNLTVLVLYSMKSNLINSVSNIVTMNLHVLDVIICVGCIPLTIVIILLSLESNTALICCFHEACVSFASVATAVNVLAITLDRYDISVKPANRILTMGRAVMLLTIIWIVSFFSFLIPFMEVSFFNLQGDKTEQNKTLPGTDTNRYYTELGLYYHLLAQIPIFFFTAIVMLITYSKILQALNIRIGTRFATVQKKKARKKKTISMTTQHETTDVSQSSGGRNVMFGVRTSVSVIIALRRAVKRHRERRERQKRVFRMSLLIISTFLLCWTPITVLNTIILSVGPSSLLVRLRLGFLVMAYGTTIFHPLLYAFTRQKFQKVLKSKMKKRVVSIVEADPLPNNAVIHNSWIDPKRNKKVTFEENEVRQKCLASEEVE